In a single window of the Rhineura floridana isolate rRhiFlo1 chromosome 3, rRhiFlo1.hap2, whole genome shotgun sequence genome:
- the LOC133380846 gene encoding RING finger protein 225-like, producing the protein MAQPDVSFQPEATAQLQACKEEAASAEPSTLDCVICFTPYDQLFRLPKELSCGHIFCLECLARINVSSEDVNALTCPVCRAPTTFPSCKGLPGLPTRSDLLDQLSSAPIPPGSVRFDRRRGLLYLPGRGRGGAQAGPKPGSPLNTVSLSIDVGRPAPQGASRVLGLSGWPFYVALAVALLVTIGLITCGIYIFLMPSMYTVSMGGRPQGNHSIGSGANRSYVHLLPP; encoded by the coding sequence ATGGCTCAGCCTGATGTCAGTTTCCAGCCTGAGGCAACAGCCCAACTGCAGGCTTGCAAGGAGGAAGCGGCCAGTGCCGAGCCCAGCACCCTAGACTGTGTGATCTGCTTCACCCCTTACGACCAGCTCTTCAGGCTGCCCAAGGAACTGAGCTGTGGCCATATCTTCTGCCTGGAGTGCCTGGCCCGCATCAACGTCTCATCTGAGGATGTCAATGCCCTCACCTGCCCGGTCTGCCGGGCGCCAACTACCTTCCCTTCCTGCAAAGGGCTGCCGGGCCTGCCTACTCGCAGCGACCTACTGGACCAGCTCTCTTCTGCGCCCATCCCCCCAGGCTCGGTGCGTTTTGACCGTCGCCGGGGCTTGCTCTACCTGCCGGGTAGGGGCAGAGGTGGTGCTCAAGCTGGGCCTAAGCCAGGGTCTCCCCTCAACACCGTCAGCCTGAGTATCGACGTCGGGAGGCCGGCACCACAAGGCGCGAGCCGTGTCCTGGGCCTCTCTGGCTGGCCGTTCTACGTGGCCCTGGCAGTAGCCCTGCTGGTTACCATTGGCTTAATTACTTGTGGCATTTACATCTTTCTGATGCCGTCCATGTACACTGTTTCAATGGGAGGACGGCCCCAAGGAAATCACAGCATTGGCTCTGGGGCAAACCGCTCCTATGTGCACTTACTTCCACCATAG